From Acidianus brierleyi:
TTATAATATTAAAATTGGAAACTCCCGGAGAATATACAATAAACGGATCTGAATGGGATAAAAAAGCTTTATCTATTGTTCTAAATAAGGACACTGGAAAATTCATTTCGTCTCTTGATGTAGAAAAATTAATGAAAGATTATAAGTCATTAATATTTATAACTTTGTCATATAGTATATTTAATACTAGTGATAATAACATAGAGGAAGGAATGTAATATGGAACATAACATTCAGCACATAGCCGATATCTTAGAAAATGAGGGGTTAGATTACTCTATAATAAATTATCCAGAAAAAAATAAAAAATCGATAGATATAATAGTTACATATGATTCAAAAAGATTAGTAATAAAGGTATCTACAGATAAAATATCTAAAGAGGAACTAATGGACCTAGAGAAATTCTCATATATTGCAGAAAGTTTTCCTATAATAATTACTGATGAAACAGAAGAAGATATTGCACTACAGAAAGATAAAGTTGTAGGATTATCACTAGATGGATTAAAAAGAGTTATAGAAGGAGACAAGATTTATGTATATAGAACCCGTGGAGGAATGTTTGTAAGGATAAGGTCAGACGTCTTAAGAAGGAAAAGAGAAGAAATGAAGTATAGTATGGGAGACTTAGCTAAAATGCTTGGAGTCTCTAGGAAAACTATTTATGACTATGAAAATGGAGAATCTGACGTTTCAATAGAAATAGCAGAAAAACTTGTAGATATATTTGGTCCAGATGTAATTGGGGACATATTTCAAGATTTACCTACTAGAATAGAAAACTTTGATATAGACTTTAAAAAAGATAAAGGATATTTACATCTTTTAGATATATTATCTGCTGAAGGATTTAATGTTGCTAGGCTTAGACTTACGGCAGCGGATATAATAGCCGCTAAGGATGGACAAAAACTATTAGTTACAATGGAACCTAAGAAACAAGACTTTGCACTTAAAAAGATAAATGAAGCTCATAAAATAGCTACTAAATTTAAGTTAAATTTAATTATAGTATCTAAGACTTCTTCTTTTGCGAAAGAGTTAGAAAAAGATGGATTTAAAGTATACTTAGAAAACGAATTAGATAGCCTAAAAGATGAGATTAAAGGAGATTGACGAAGGTAAAGCTAAATTATTAATACCAGATCCAGAGGAATTTAGAAAAGAAGGGAAATTTGATCCTTCATGGGCTCCAGTATTTTATAATCCAAGGATGATATTTAATAGAGACTTTAGTGTAGTAATAGTTCATTTTTTATCTCCTAAGACCATTGTTGATGCTCTTTCAGCTACTGGCATAAGAGGAATAAGATATTATTTAGAATCTTACACTGCAGACGAGATAATTTTTAATGATAGAAATAAAGATTCTGTTGAACTTATACAGAAAAACATAGAATTGAATAAAGTTCCTAATACCAAAGTATTTAATAAAGACGCAAATTCTTTACTCTATGAGATTAAATCTGACTTCGTTGATATTGATCCATTTGGATCTCCTTCACCTTTCATTCTATCGTCTATTAATGCTGTAAAAAGGGGAGGATTTGTAGCGTACACTGCTACAGATTTAGCACCGTTAGAAGGTAGAGCAAGAAGATCATGCTTGAGAAAATATTTTACCTTCAATTATAAACTTAGTCTATCTAAAGAAATCGGATTAAGAGTATTAATATCGAAAGTAATACAAGAATCTGCTATAATGGAAAAATCTGTATATCCACTAATTTCCTATTACTCAGATTACTATTATAGAGTATTCTTTAGAGTTATTAACGGAGCAAAAAAAGCCGACGAAGTATTAGAAAAATTAGGATTTATCTATGAATGTCAAGATTGTGGCTATCATGAAATATCGCATACTCAATGTATAGATAAATGTTCGTATTGTGGAAGTAAAAATATAAAAACTGTAGGTCCGTTATGGCTTGGGAATTTGATAGATAAAGATTTCGTTAACGGTTTGTCTCAGAATTTGGAAAAATTTAGTTATCTAAAGTATTATGATAAGATACGAAGTATTGTAGATTTACTTCTAAACGAAAGTAATTATGTTGGATATTATAATCTAGATTTTCTGGCATCAAAACATAAGACAAATGTGCCAGCAGTCAGTAAAATGATAGAATGCTTAGGTGATGCTTCAAGAACGCATTTTGATACAAAAAGTATAAAAACTAACAAAAAATTTGAAGATATATTATTATGTATTAAAAATTTATCTTATTATAGATAATATCCATTCTGAAAGTTTTGAACATGAATTTGGATTTACATGGGCTCCATTATTACACTTATAGAGAAATTTACATGAAAAGCATGGTATATCAGAAATATTTCTAAGTTCTATTAAGATCTTAGGCTCGTTAAACACTTGTATAGCAAATAGTTTAACAATGCTTTTGCCATTTTCCTTTATCGATTTCTTTATAATGAGTTTTTTTTCTATGAGCCTTTTAACTATAGTACTTAATTCACGTGTTGAGAGCCCTACTGATTTAGCAAGCTCTTGTTGTGATATTCCTTGACTCCCTCTTTCAATTATCTTTTGATGTATTAAATCTTCATAAGTTGAAATTTTTGATTCCATTCAAAAACACCTGTGTTGGCTACATATATATTATACTTTATTCTAGCTTATTTAGTTTGCTATATCATTAAATCTATAAACTAACTTCAATATCGAAATTATTTATAATTTCTTTATATCTATTCCTTATTGTAACTTCAGTTATTTTTAAAGACTCTGCGACTTCTTTCTGAGTTTTCTTTACATCCATTAATGTGCTTATTAAATATACTGTAGCAGCGCTTAGGGCTAGATACCCTTTACCGCTAGTTAAACCATTTTTATACATTATATCTACAACCTCAGCAGATTTAGTAGCAATAACTGAAGGTAATTGTAATTTTTCTATTATTTCAGGTATATATCCTACAGGTTTTACTTTTGGTCTAAAATTTTGTATAGTTTTTGATATTTCTTGAACTCTTTCTAGGGCTTTCCATAATTCACTGGATGATAGAGCATATCGAGTTTTAATTTCTTGTAAATGTTTTGGAATATTATTAATTTGGCATGAATAGTATAATATTGCTGCTATGAGCGTATACATCTCAATTCTTCTTGCAAGACCTGTTTCTATAAGTTTTCTTAATATTAATGCAGACGTCTCTTTTACATATTCTGGCAGTGCTAATTTTGCAGCTTCATTATTAAGTACAGATAAATAAGTTACCAGCTTTTTATCCTTTGAAGAGACTCTAAGTTTATTTTGTAGTCTTTGCATTTTTAGAAGTTTTACTTTATCTTTTACTTTTCCATATCCGATTTTTGTTGTTAACCCTTGGTCATGAACTTTGAGCGTTAATGGGGATCCAGTTCTTTCTTTTATTATTCTATCTTCGTAATTATATGCTCTCCATTCTGGACCAGAGTCTATTACATTATCCTCTATTACATATCCGCAATTAGAACATATATATTGCCCTCTTTCATAATCGTATCTTATATTTTCTGATGAGCAATTAGGACAATTCATCTTCTATTCCTCCGTTTCTTAGATTCTCTATTTGTTATCTCTAAGTATAACTTAGTTTTTGGCTCGTCTTCTGTCAAAGGATATGCTAATATGTATGGCTCATTAATATTTCCAATTACATCTATTACTTTAGCTACTCTTTTCCCTTGTTCATCAATAATTATTTTTCCAATAGGATTTAAGTGAACATAGTCATTTTTGTTTGCCTTGATGAGATATTTGTTTTTTAAAGTCTTTTTTTCATACGTTCCAAGTTCAATAAGTCTACTGCGTGTCACATTATCTAATTACTACTTTCATATGCTTATTATTAACTTTTAATAATACCTCGATAAAATCGACGTGGATATTACCAGGCTAAGATAGAGGATTATTTGGCTAATTGGTTTAAATAGCATCTGTAAAAGGCTATATGGAAAAAATTATTAACATATGTCTCTATATACAAGTCGATGACTGATTCAACAACAGACAGTGAAGAAGAGGCTCTTTACAGGAAAATTTCAGAAATAAGAGAAGAGTTGGGAAAACTTAAGGATAAAAAGAGATCACTTTTTGAAGATTTAAGTAAGTTAAAACAGAAAAGAAGTGAAAAAATTAGTAAATTAAGATCAATAAGAGAACAAGTTTTTACATTGAGGAACGAATATAAATCCAAAATTGATGAGTTAAATCAATTGAAAGAAAAGAAACAGAGTTTACTAAGTTATATTCAAGAGATGCGTAAGGAATTTGAAGAAATTAGAAATCTAATGAAACAGTCTCAAGGAATGAACCCAGATATGTTAGAGAAAAGAATAAAATCACTTGAATGGAGAATTGAAACTTCTAGCCTAAGTTTAGAAGAAGAAAAAAAGATAATTCAAAAAATAGCCGAATTAGAAAAGAAACTTTCAGAATCTAAAAAGTTCTTAAAAATAAAGGAAAAAGGAAGCGAAGAAAGAGCAGAATTTTTAGCAAAAAGAATAGAACTTTCTACTGTTAGAGAGCAAATGTCTAAATTGATAAATGAAATAAGTGAAAAAAGAAAAGTATTGAAAAGCTTAGTAGATGAACGAAATAAACTCAGGAAGGAATTAGACGAGATTACTGGAGAGATAAATAAGAAGAAAGACGAGATATCAAAGCTAAATTCTGAATTTAGTGTCAAAAAGGATGAATTAAATAAGTATACAAAGCAATTAAGCGAATATAAAAATGGCATATATAATAGATATTATGCTGAAAATAAAAATATAGATATTAAAAAAGGTATTGATAATTTCGCTGAAATAGGTAAAAATAAGGACTTGCTAGAGAAAAAGAAAAAAGTTGTAGAAGAAAAGTTGAAGAACGGAGGCAGACTTTCATTTGAGGAACTTTTAATACTTTATGGTAACGAAAATAAAGATGATGGAACAGCTAACAAATAAGACAGCTATCATTTATATTGATATTGATGATGATTTAGGCGATATAGGAATAAAAACTCCAGTGATAGGAGAAAAAGACGCTTTTTTAGCAATTCAAAGAGCATCTGAATATATTCCTGATGATTCTGATTTTAATTCCATGGTAGTAGCATATAATTTGTATAATAAGTTAAAAAGCAATAACAATGTAGAAATAGTTTTTATAGCAGGATCTAAAAAAGGTGGGCTGGATGCTCAATTAAACTTATCAAAGGAATTAGAAGAAGTCATAAAAAAGATAAATCCAGAACAGTCAATCTTAGTTTATGATAGTCCAGAAGACGCAAAAGCTATTCCAATTATTGAGTCTAAACTAAAGATAATTGGCATTCAACGTGTTATAGTAGAGCAGCATAGAGGTGTGGAAGAAACTTACGTACTATTAGGGAAATACTTAAAAAAGATAATCTCAGAACCTAGATATTCAAGAATTTTCCTCGGTGTGCCAGGAATTATATTTCTCATAGCTAGCGTTTTTTATATTCTTGGAATAGCTTCTTATCTTTTACCTGTAGTATTACTAGTTATTGGAATAGCTATGCTAGTTAGAGGATTTGGAGTAGATGATATGATAGAAAAATGGTGGGAGAATTCTACAATAATGGTAGTTGTAGGTATCTTGTCCATAATTTCTTTAATAATAGGTATAGTGGAGGGATATTTAACCTCTCAGACGATTAAGGGTTCTTATATTTTTACTATATCTTCTGAGATAATATCAGTTCTTCCTTATTTGACATTCTCTGTAATTATTCTTTTTGCTGGTAAAGCTCTAGAAAATGCATTAACTAGAAACATGAGAGTATGGCATGATCTGTTAAAGATAGTAGCCATAGTATTATCATACTATATAATATCTGGTGCTCTAAAAAATATACAAGAAGGAATTTATGTATTTCAAGTTCAATTACTATATATGTTATCAATTTCCTCAATGATTCTAATAACAATATATATAGCTTTAAGTATATTAGAAAAATATAAATTTACATAGTTGATTTTGTTATTTTATCTCTAACTTCTAATGGTATATCATCGATTTTGACTATGTTTGCTTTTCTAAATTTATGATTTGAGATAATATCAAGGACTATGTATCTATCTGGTGAATTCTCATCTCTATTTTTTAATACTCTTACTTTAACATATTTTCTTTTCCCAGTATCTACATATACATATTTCTTTTGCTTTAATGACATTTTTAATCACCAATAGTATTACTTAGAGATTTTAAATTTCTAGCTCTTCTTCCTCTTCTATTGCTCTTACGCAGTCTAGTTCTTCTAATTTATCGAAAATCTTTTTAACAGCTTTATATACTTCTTCTTCTCTTTTTGCCCCAGTTATTACCATTTTTCCGCTACTAAATATTAATAATACTACTCTAGGATCATCCATTCTGAATATAAGACCTGGAAACTGCTCTGGTTCATACATGTTATTTTCTAGTAAAAATGCGGCTTTATCTAGATTTACATGAACATGCATATTTGCGGACGCTACTATATTTTGTATTTGAATTTTTGGTTTTCCTGAAATTTTTATGCTATATTTCTTTAGAGTTTTGATTATTCGTTTTACCGACTTTATAAGCTCTTCAGTACTTTTAGCTCCTGTAACTACCATTTTTCCAGATTTAAATATTAGGGACGTTACTTTTGGAGTTTCTAATCTAAAGATTAAGCCTGGAAACTGATCTGGATCATATTCAACGTTTGGTACACTTCGTTCCATTGCATATAAATCTAATGATTCGTCTAATGTTACTGTTGCTACTATATTTTCTATACTTATAATTGGTTTATAAGCGATCGGATTAGAGATAATAGCTCACCATATATAATATCTTATAAACTCATTTATAAACCCCAAAGCTTTTTAAAAGAGAATGTTTTTAAGCAAACCTAATTCTGGAAACTCCATTATACCTTCTTTTTCAATAATAACATACGGTTTTGCTTTTTCTAAAATTCCAAAATTTCTTATTATTGGACTCATATAATTATTATGAAGTAACGAGACATCATTTCCTGATTGATATGTTCCTATAGAAGGAAGAACTATAACATTAGAAGAATTTTTAAGAGGAATATTTAGAAAACATTGCAATTTTCTTGAAAAACCTAGTTTATCTTTTATTGAAATTCGCGGATGCTCATGACCTATTATGTATGTTGTATTGTCTCTTAATTTAACATCCTTATGGCCGTGATATATATATATATTTCCAAGATCTAAATTATCTACTAATTCGACGTTATCAAATTTTTCAGTAACTAAACTGATATAATTATCGTGGTTTCCCTTAATGACTATTACCTTAATATTATCATTTTTTAGAATATTGAAAATATCATTTAAATCACTTCTTTCTTCTTTACCTAAAGAGTTAAACATATGTTTAAGATCGCCGTCTATTATTATCTTATCAAATTTGAATATCTTTAGGGATTTATTATATATATCAATAAATTTCTTTTTTTGTACTTTTGGAAGGAAAATTCCTTTTTTAGCCATTTCTTCTTCATATCCTATGTGAACATCAGACAGTATCATTGAGTTCATTTTTTTAAAATATAGTCCAGGAATATCAGATTCTATAAATAAATCTTGAGAAATTTCTAACATAACCTCACCTATTTATAAGCAATATAAATATAGTATAGCAAAAATGTCATACCTATATCTAATAGGCTTAGGACTGTCAAAAAAGTTTTTTACAAATAAGGCATTAGAGGCTTTAAAACAATCAGACATTATATTTTTAGATTACTACACATCGTTTTCTTGTGATTTAACTAAAGAATTTTTAGAGAAAATTACTGGAAAAGAAATTACATTAGCTTCAAGAAATATGCTAGAAAATAATTCTAATGAAATTATGAATCTTTTAGATTCAGGAAAAAATGTTGCTATAGCTTCTATAGGAGATCCTATAATAGCAACTACTCATGTGAGTATAGCAGTTGAGGCTAATCGAAAAGGTCATATAGTACAAGTAATTCCAGGTATTTCTGTTCATTGTTATATTATATCAAAATCTATGCTTTCATCTTATAAATTTGGAAAATCTGTGACTTTAGTATACCCATATGATAATATAATGGATTTTACACCATATGAAGTGATAAAATCCAATAGAGCATTAAATCTTCATACTATAGTATATCTAGATATAAAGGACGGGAAATTTATGAATGCAATAGAAGGTTTAAAATATTTAATTGAGATGGAGAATGTAAAAAAAGAGAACGTTATATCAATGGACGATATTGCAATTATAGGGCAAAGATTAGGCTGTGACGATGAGAAGATCTCTGCTGTGAAACTTTCTGATTTGGAAAATGCAAAACTAAGAGATCCACCACACATAATAATAATTCCTTCCAAAAATCTACATTATATGGAGGTAGAGGCAATACAATGTCTTCATTGAGAAATAGAGCCTTAAAATATATTGAAGGCATGGAAAAGAGATTAAAAAATATAAATATGCCAGAATTCCAAAAAATATTGGATTTAGCTAGGCAATATACCGATGACGCTAAATATTATCTGGAAAAAGGTGACGAAGAGACTTCTCTAGTAGACATAGCATATGCAGAGGGATTGTTAGATGCGATTTTAATTCAAAATAATATTGATCCAGATTCAGACATTTCAAAGAAAGTATTTGTAGGAGGAACTTTTGACATTATACATCCTGGTCACATAGCGTTTTTAAAGGAAGCCTCAAAATTAGGAAGAGTATATGTTTCTGTTGCTAGAGATAAAAATTCCGAAAAAATTAAAGGTAGAAAGCCTATAAATAATGAAGATCAACGATTAGAAGTAGTAAAAAATATAAAATATGTATATTATGCGTTTTTAGGCGATGAAAATGATTTTATAAAAAGTGTAGAAAATGTAAATCCAGATATTATCTTTCTTGGTCCAGATCAAAAAGTTAATGAAGAACAGTTTAAAGAAGAATTAAGAAAGAGAGGAATAAATGCAGAAATTCTTAGAATGAAAGAACGACTAAACAAGTGGGAACATAATAGTACTACTTCTATCATAAAAGAAGTTCTTAATCGATACTGTAATCACACGTAAGACTCTATTTCTACTTCATCTCCATCTTTTATATTTAGCTTTTCTCTGAGGTAATAAGGTGAAATTACTTCTATAACGCTTTTAGGATGAGTGCTTCTTAAAGGGAAAACTATAGCTGCAGGTCTAATTCCGTTTATTGATGCAGGAAATACTTTTACTGCTCCTAGTACTCTATTTTCATCCTTATATTCTGGAATAAGGATATGTTTCTCTGCATCTAGAATTATTCTATTTTCTAAAGATAATCTATCATATATTACTATATTTAATGTACCTGGATAAGGAGTAAATCCTAGGAATTTCTTGAATGAGTCTTCATAATAAGGTAACGAAAGAAATATTTTACCTTCTCCTAAGCCAGAGGTTACCATACCTTTTATCTTAAGTGCATGTGACGATATTATAGCTTCTCTGATTAATGAGAGACATTGAGATAGCAAATCTTCGCCTTTAGTAGTTAATGATATAATTTCACCATCTGTTGTTATAGTTCGTTTAATGATCTCCTTATCTTCCAATTCTTTTAATTTACGTGAAACTGATTGTTGAGAAAGATTTAATTCTTTAGCTAAAGTCTCTTGAGTGATTTCACTGGATTTAGCTAAAGATATAATTTTCGCTATTATACAAGCATCATTCAGCATCTTTACTGTTCCTCTGTACAGCCTAATTCAGCTTCTTTATATTCTCCATTTATATCGTCTTCAGAATCTTTAGTACTCCAGCTCCATTTTTGTGTCCATGCATTACCTATTTGAATAGGCTTTTCCAGCTTGCTTAATAGTACAATCCTACTTGGAATATGCTCTGATAATATTTTATATCCAGTAAATTTGGAAAGAGTTTCTGCAAATTCTCTTATCTCACTATGTCTGGGCATTGCATCTTTACTTAATCTATATGTAGATGGGCCAACATGCATGTATGCCTTTACTTCAATATAGGTGGGCATAGCAAGTTTAATTAAATTAGCAAATTCTTTTGCGTC
This genomic window contains:
- a CDS encoding TATA-box-binding protein, with amino-acid sequence MSIENIVATVTLDESLDLYAMERSVPNVEYDPDQFPGLIFRLETPKVTSLIFKSGKMVVTGAKSTEELIKSVKRIIKTLKKYSIKISGKPKIQIQNIVASANMHVHVNLDKAAFLLENNMYEPEQFPGLIFRMDDPRVVLLIFSSGKMVITGAKREEEVYKAVKKIFDKLEELDCVRAIEEEEELEI
- a CDS encoding transcription initiation factor IIB; translated protein: MNCPNCSSENIRYDYERGQYICSNCGYVIEDNVIDSGPEWRAYNYEDRIIKERTGSPLTLKVHDQGLTTKIGYGKVKDKVKLLKMQRLQNKLRVSSKDKKLVTYLSVLNNEAAKLALPEYVKETSALILRKLIETGLARRIEMYTLIAAILYYSCQINNIPKHLQEIKTRYALSSSELWKALERVQEISKTIQNFRPKVKPVGYIPEIIEKLQLPSVIATKSAEVVDIMYKNGLTSGKGYLALSAATVYLISTLMDVKKTQKEVAESLKITEVTIRNRYKEIINNFDIEVSL
- a CDS encoding helix-turn-helix domain-containing protein — encoded protein: MEHNIQHIADILENEGLDYSIINYPEKNKKSIDIIVTYDSKRLVIKVSTDKISKEELMDLEKFSYIAESFPIIITDETEEDIALQKDKVVGLSLDGLKRVIEGDKIYVYRTRGGMFVRIRSDVLRRKREEMKYSMGDLAKMLGVSRKTIYDYENGESDVSIEIAEKLVDIFGPDVIGDIFQDLPTRIENFDIDFKKDKGYLHLLDILSAEGFNVARLRLTAADIIAAKDGQKLLVTMEPKKQDFALKKINEAHKIATKFKLNLIIVSKTSSFAKELEKDGFKVYLENELDSLKDEIKGD
- a CDS encoding tRNA (guanine(26)-N(2))-dimethyltransferase; its protein translation is MRLKEIDEGKAKLLIPDPEEFRKEGKFDPSWAPVFYNPRMIFNRDFSVVIVHFLSPKTIVDALSATGIRGIRYYLESYTADEIIFNDRNKDSVELIQKNIELNKVPNTKVFNKDANSLLYEIKSDFVDIDPFGSPSPFILSSINAVKRGGFVAYTATDLAPLEGRARRSCLRKYFTFNYKLSLSKEIGLRVLISKVIQESAIMEKSVYPLISYYSDYYYRVFFRVINGAKKADEVLEKLGFIYECQDCGYHEISHTQCIDKCSYCGSKNIKTVGPLWLGNLIDKDFVNGLSQNLEKFSYLKYYDKIRSIVDLLLNESNYVGYYNLDFLASKHKTNVPAVSKMIECLGDASRTHFDTKSIKTNKKFEDILLCIKNLSYYR
- the dph5 gene encoding diphthine synthase, producing MSYLYLIGLGLSKKFFTNKALEALKQSDIIFLDYYTSFSCDLTKEFLEKITGKEITLASRNMLENNSNEIMNLLDSGKNVAIASIGDPIIATTHVSIAVEANRKGHIVQVIPGISVHCYIISKSMLSSYKFGKSVTLVYPYDNIMDFTPYEVIKSNRALNLHTIVYLDIKDGKFMNAIEGLKYLIEMENVKKENVISMDDIAIIGQRLGCDDEKISAVKLSDLENAKLRDPPHIIIIPSKNLHYMEVEAIQCLH
- a CDS encoding DUF5622 domain-containing protein produces the protein MSLKQKKYVYVDTGKRKYVKVRVLKNRDENSPDRYIVLDIISNHKFRKANIVKIDDIPLEVRDKITKSTM
- a CDS encoding coiled-coil protein — its product is MTDSTTDSEEEALYRKISEIREELGKLKDKKRSLFEDLSKLKQKRSEKISKLRSIREQVFTLRNEYKSKIDELNQLKEKKQSLLSYIQEMRKEFEEIRNLMKQSQGMNPDMLEKRIKSLEWRIETSSLSLEEEKKIIQKIAELEKKLSESKKFLKIKEKGSEERAEFLAKRIELSTVREQMSKLINEISEKRKVLKSLVDERNKLRKELDEITGEINKKKDEISKLNSEFSVKKDELNKYTKQLSEYKNGIYNRYYAENKNIDIKKGIDNFAEIGKNKDLLEKKKKVVEEKLKNGGRLSFEELLILYGNENKDDGTANK
- a CDS encoding DUF61 family protein; its protein translation is MLDKIIDLGFKDILSSLPSEFVTLNDAVQGKNKIKLKNGFIHEMDKNEILKLSNIIPLYLWALIKVPFIILKLETPGEYTINGSEWDKKALSIVLNKDTGKFISSLDVEKLMKDYKSLIFITLSYSIFNTSDNNIEEGM
- a CDS encoding DUF120 domain-containing protein produces the protein MNDACIIAKIISLAKSSEITQETLAKELNLSQQSVSRKLKELEDKEIIKRTITTDGEIISLTTKGEDLLSQCLSLIREAIISSHALKIKGMVTSGLGEGKIFLSLPYYEDSFKKFLGFTPYPGTLNIVIYDRLSLENRIILDAEKHILIPEYKDENRVLGAVKVFPASINGIRPAAIVFPLRSTHPKSVIEVISPYYLREKLNIKDGDEVEIESYV
- a CDS encoding metallophosphoesterase, with translation MLEISQDLFIESDIPGLYFKKMNSMILSDVHIGYEEEMAKKGIFLPKVQKKKFIDIYNKSLKIFKFDKIIIDGDLKHMFNSLGKEERSDLNDIFNILKNDNIKVIVIKGNHDNYISLVTEKFDNVELVDNLDLGNIYIYHGHKDVKLRDNTTYIIGHEHPRISIKDKLGFSRKLQCFLNIPLKNSSNVIVLPSIGTYQSGNDVSLLHNNYMSPIIRNFGILEKAKPYVIIEKEGIMEFPELGLLKNILF
- a CDS encoding DUF357 domain-containing protein, whose product is MSSLRNRALKYIEGMEKRLKNINMPEFQKILDLARQYTDDAKYYLEKGDEETSLVDIAYAEGLLDAILIQNNIDPDSDISKKVFVGGTFDIIHPGHIAFLKEASKLGRVYVSVARDKNSEKIKGRKPINNEDQRLEVVKNIKYVYYAFLGDENDFIKSVENVNPDIIFLGPDQKVNEEQFKEELRKRGINAEILRMKERLNKWEHNSTTSIIKEVLNRYCNHT
- a CDS encoding H/ACA ribonucleoprotein complex subunit GAR1, with protein sequence MTRSRLIELGTYEKKTLKNKYLIKANKNDYVHLNPIGKIIIDEQGKRVAKVIDVIGNINEPYILAYPLTEDEPKTKLYLEITNRESKKRRNRR
- a CDS encoding winged helix-turn-helix transcriptional regulator, with the translated sequence MESKISTYEDLIHQKIIERGSQGISQQELAKSVGLSTRELSTIVKRLIEKKLIIKKSIKENGKSIVKLFAIQVFNEPKILIELRNISDIPCFSCKFLYKCNNGAHVNPNSCSKLSEWILSIIR
- a CDS encoding DUF373 family protein, translated to MMEQLTNKTAIIYIDIDDDLGDIGIKTPVIGEKDAFLAIQRASEYIPDDSDFNSMVVAYNLYNKLKSNNNVEIVFIAGSKKGGLDAQLNLSKELEEVIKKINPEQSILVYDSPEDAKAIPIIESKLKIIGIQRVIVEQHRGVEETYVLLGKYLKKIISEPRYSRIFLGVPGIIFLIASVFYILGIASYLLPVVLLVIGIAMLVRGFGVDDMIEKWWENSTIMVVVGILSIISLIIGIVEGYLTSQTIKGSYIFTISSEIISVLPYLTFSVIILFAGKALENALTRNMRVWHDLLKIVAIVLSYYIISGALKNIQEGIYVFQVQLLYMLSISSMILITIYIALSILEKYKFT